From a single Bryobacter aggregatus MPL3 genomic region:
- the tnpA gene encoding IS66 family insertion sequence element accessory protein TnpA: MKSGQLGYAGLGVARKYRDSGQSRAEFCREHGIPLTILDYYLRRDRAKPKQELVAVQVISEDKAAASDFVLVLAKGRRLEIGANFDEAGLERLLALLERC, from the coding sequence ATGAAGAGTGGGCAGTTAGGATATGCGGGTTTGGGCGTGGCGCGGAAGTACCGAGACAGTGGCCAGTCCCGAGCGGAGTTTTGCCGGGAACATGGGATACCGCTGACGATCCTCGACTACTATCTGCGGCGCGATCGCGCTAAGCCGAAGCAAGAACTGGTCGCGGTGCAAGTGATCTCCGAGGACAAGGCAGCCGCAAGCGATTTCGTCCTGGTATTGGCGAAGGGTCGCCGATTGGAGATCGGCGCGAACTTTGACGAAGCTGGCCTCGAACGTCTGCTGGCGCTTCTGGAACGGTGCTGA
- a CDS encoding RHS repeat domain-containing protein produces the protein MTERVVYCYDGQTVSRSSGGSPWVSCSGSDVVVERGMLTAVGTVDSRTDMTHDLVGRLVRRTQTTEGLAGTVPYLEYEYWASDAVKQTRYPSGRVVVECLDARMRFRWGSSVKTAQDCTGAATVDAADAYLKVNSYAPHGGVEELSYGNGLLERMSYNDRLQMTRLRAGTAAGEWSCDVNANDELCLEWGYGTSTNNGNVMDSRQWMKKTGGGQLKVSAAYGYDTRNRLTSFTETKDGGGSWGQTNGYDRYGNRWSVPVGVTQSDWAVSAQNWINASNNRLLLAKVGAGTGAVGYDNAGHMTTHPQVSGGLSYDVEGRLTSAGGAVYTYDGEGKRVKKTHTSGTTYYVYGAGGELAAEYGASDGAAGLQYLTVDALGSTRMTTNASRAVVARYDYWPFGEEVEGNATYNDRHLVSGYGGLGPKQKFTGKERDAETGLDYFGARYLSSGQGRFTSPDPINVNILRVINPQRWNMYVYGVNNPLAFTDPDGRDAIAVNFSKLAGGFGHSGIISVHRDGTATFGEFGPRGGGKPFFPGQYTIRPLQAKLLFGADGTPTKGSFEGLLDEISRDEGQPKDSISFAHFKTAEWETVALDAYLDTARQRQLKGSSPFYAVGFHDCRDFCLMGLRTAGVDHGHSSNANIPPNWIIGMLSEIADSSYAGGEKTTRKPSKNPTPDVKSKICFAGQPGC, from the coding sequence GTGACTGAGCGAGTGGTGTATTGCTATGACGGGCAGACGGTGAGCCGGAGTAGTGGGGGGAGCCCCTGGGTGAGCTGTTCCGGTAGCGATGTGGTTGTGGAGCGTGGAATGTTGACTGCAGTGGGTACAGTGGATAGCCGCACCGATATGACCCACGATCTGGTGGGCCGTCTGGTTCGCCGGACGCAGACTACGGAAGGGCTAGCCGGAACTGTACCGTATCTCGAGTACGAATATTGGGCCAGCGATGCAGTGAAGCAGACCCGCTATCCGAGTGGGCGAGTGGTGGTGGAATGCCTGGATGCGCGGATGCGCTTCCGTTGGGGCAGTAGCGTGAAGACGGCCCAGGATTGCACGGGAGCTGCGACGGTGGATGCCGCGGATGCGTATTTGAAAGTAAACTCCTACGCGCCGCATGGAGGCGTCGAGGAGTTGAGCTATGGCAATGGATTGTTGGAGCGGATGAGCTACAACGATCGTTTGCAGATGACGCGGTTACGAGCCGGAACTGCTGCGGGCGAGTGGAGTTGTGATGTCAATGCGAATGATGAACTGTGTCTCGAATGGGGCTATGGAACATCGACTAACAACGGCAACGTGATGGACAGCCGGCAGTGGATGAAGAAGACGGGCGGTGGGCAGTTAAAGGTATCGGCTGCTTATGGATATGACACGCGCAACCGGCTGACGAGCTTCACAGAGACCAAGGATGGCGGAGGAAGCTGGGGGCAGACGAACGGGTATGACCGCTACGGCAACCGTTGGAGCGTGCCGGTGGGTGTGACGCAAAGTGACTGGGCGGTGTCGGCGCAGAACTGGATCAACGCATCGAACAACCGGCTGCTGCTGGCAAAGGTGGGAGCCGGAACTGGTGCGGTGGGCTACGACAATGCCGGCCACATGACGACGCACCCGCAGGTGAGTGGAGGCCTGAGCTATGACGTCGAAGGCCGGCTGACGAGCGCGGGTGGAGCTGTTTATACCTACGACGGCGAAGGCAAGCGGGTGAAGAAGACGCACACGAGTGGGACGACCTACTATGTATATGGGGCTGGTGGAGAGCTTGCTGCGGAGTATGGAGCAAGCGATGGAGCGGCAGGGCTGCAGTATCTGACGGTGGATGCACTGGGTTCGACGCGGATGACGACGAATGCGAGCCGGGCTGTTGTGGCGCGCTATGACTACTGGCCGTTCGGAGAGGAGGTGGAAGGGAACGCGACGTACAATGATCGCCACCTGGTGAGCGGGTATGGAGGGCTGGGTCCGAAGCAGAAGTTTACCGGCAAAGAACGAGATGCCGAGACGGGGCTGGATTACTTTGGTGCGCGGTATCTGAGTTCTGGGCAGGGACGGTTTACGAGTCCGGATCCAATCAATGTCAACATCTTACGAGTCATCAATCCTCAGCGATGGAACATGTACGTTTACGGCGTAAACAATCCTCTGGCCTTTACGGACCCGGACGGGCGAGACGCAATTGCAGTGAACTTTAGTAAGCTTGCCGGAGGCTTCGGACATAGCGGGATCATCTCCGTTCACAGGGACGGGACAGCGACTTTCGGGGAGTTCGGTCCACGCGGAGGTGGAAAGCCATTTTTCCCGGGCCAGTATACGATCCGTCCGTTGCAGGCCAAGCTCTTGTTCGGGGCCGATGGTACTCCAACCAAGGGTTCATTCGAAGGGCTACTCGACGAAATATCGAGGGATGAAGGGCAACCGAAAGACTCAATTTCGTTCGCACATTTCAAAACAGCCGAATGGGAGACGGTCGCACTGGATGCCTACCTGGACACCGCCCGGCAAAGACAACTAAAAGGGAGTTCCCCATTTTACGCGGTTGGTTTCCATGATTGTCGTGACTTCTGTCTGATGGGGTTGCGGACTGCCGGAGTTGATCACGGACATTCTTCAAATGCCAACATCCCCCCCAACTGGATCATTGGAATGTTATCCGAGATAGCGGATTCGTCCTACGCGGGCGGCGAGAAAACCACCAGGAAACCCAGCAAGAACCCGACTCCGGACGTCAAGAGCAAAATTTGTTTTGCGGGCCAGCCTGGTTGCTAG
- a CDS encoding PEP-CTERM sorting domain-containing protein — protein sequence MKIIQKLSLLFLMSTAVHAAILLQISPSPVLGGSAGTTVGWGFSLTSDPQFYISVIGSELLQETNPTLGSYVDWIGVQGGPVNFSLAPNTAPWIQDFDFSLGTGIGAYTFDPAAPASATNSGQIRILFEYYSDDPLSCGSCFVGSASATAAFQLVVTDPPQVPEPSTVVLSALGLGVGFALRRTGLHRSTLLF from the coding sequence ATGAAGATCATCCAGAAACTCTCGCTTCTCTTCCTGATGAGTACTGCTGTCCACGCAGCGATTCTCCTCCAAATCTCACCCAGCCCTGTGTTGGGTGGGAGCGCGGGTACGACCGTAGGCTGGGGCTTCTCCCTTACTTCCGATCCGCAGTTCTATATTTCGGTCATCGGATCGGAACTGCTGCAAGAGACGAATCCAACGCTTGGGTCCTACGTCGATTGGATTGGGGTACAAGGCGGACCCGTAAACTTCTCGCTTGCTCCCAACACGGCCCCCTGGATACAGGACTTTGATTTCTCACTCGGTACTGGGATTGGTGCTTATACCTTCGATCCAGCAGCGCCGGCTAGCGCGACTAACTCGGGCCAGATTCGCATTCTGTTTGAGTATTATTCTGACGATCCGCTGAGCTGTGGAAGTTGCTTTGTCGGGTCCGCTTCGGCGACGGCAGCATTTCAACTTGTCGTAACCGATCCGCCACAGGTGCCGGAACCAAGTACGGTTGTACTTTCAGCGTTAGGCTTGGGTGTTGGATTCGCGCTGAGAAGAACAGGACTACATCGTTCTACCCTGCTATTTTGA
- a CDS encoding InlB B-repeat-containing protein, whose translation MSRIFLRVLLPFSLGLLSLQAQDPYDCGSLNQRACTTSDFERTNMAIGQSRKCELDLKEVDGYCRNDKRDTTFVRNSTWTGWASENQLLSISKDTPINFITWPATHNAFANTIQGFNSDKYTNQALSITDQLNRGSRHLELDPKIFNQFLGNFPLADPALRVCHSKYTALCYLPFYGNRLFGFVLKEVADWVDANPGQVVYLKIDNMADSGDMAAIETDVQRYLGNRVVPAPNAFVRWPTIQEIRNAGKSIMVVHHNASNNTSVSSRIWNATGLVQTSNRPADQNFDTCTANDGYNPNTRSQQAPTTWWDTAEGRAKTNSGDSATGLFWESEVEKAANCGVSVIGLDFFWALDSDLNISPRSGADNRLKETIWSWSENDFGRNGPAYQEPTTGTWVSFNAASVLPVACALKRPYGSPLQDRGWKITSSSIPWNLGVGNARCAEEFNNGTEEYGFAYPANGWQNRKLREVAAGRKVWLAYSVLPIANGSYSTSKLVYRMNPGGQLPAAQTLRIGAAPGTTIEAKTVGNVPIVYSIPSSPFATGEFALDIAIGASAANLPAGEYVGSLDLSLRAPFAANPEIFSLALRLVIRRQTTLHAFPSVSTAVQGQPIELNAQILNGVNPTGSIKFYRIFNANGISTGQETVAFSEVVAVSNAVKPTVSNLPLGLNTYLAAYTGDGSNLESESDPFTVNVTTRIVATPPALTINTVPNTPQPNQVITFTGLGASPVVENPSCSSWLRADLVGSSLTVGLRPGAVTFAQGTYVCTLTVKDALSAQGGGQTNIVVTFNMQTPLSATPGSISLYGATPSATNVTVTAGGNANIALTSITSPQPWILGEALESMTTPSTVAIYIDPAKLPIGISTGQLVITSQLAPTLTIPVTFNKVNPSVVTSVPVGRLVSVDGAIYTTPANFIWQPGSTHTISALSPQLDGGSRFKLSGWKNGNTPAPSQPFSYTAVAEGTVLMASFDTDYLLSTDVAPSNSGTLVRNPSSADSYYAPGALVQLVATPAANYTFSGFLGDLTGTNPTGTVSMNGPRSVAATFSQIQPISVTITSATPGAQVSVNGTSYPLPASLLWTPGTAYQLSAAAIVNGGSGTQYVYASWSNSGAQHQTITAPGTPLNLVISYQRQFLLSASASPQLGGSLNGGGWYNEGAMATLSVSASNGYSFSGFSGDLSGTATPASVLMSAPRTAVANFAVSGTPTLSATTGGARIDGPNANQRVVPIQLSNTGSGVALHPRITGITGITTVTGTGTVTLLSLTPVLFDDLIPGALGIQPLLFDWPATAQRVRITVNYSSDNGVPGATTLTIIR comes from the coding sequence ATGTCACGAATTTTCCTGCGCGTCCTTCTTCCTTTCAGCCTCGGCCTCCTTTCGCTGCAAGCTCAAGACCCTTACGACTGCGGCAGCCTGAACCAACGCGCTTGTACCACCAGCGATTTTGAGCGGACGAACATGGCCATTGGCCAGAGCCGCAAATGCGAACTGGACCTGAAGGAAGTAGATGGTTATTGCCGGAACGATAAGCGCGATACAACCTTCGTGCGCAACTCGACCTGGACAGGTTGGGCCTCCGAGAATCAGCTCCTGAGCATTTCGAAAGACACCCCGATCAACTTCATTACCTGGCCGGCAACGCACAATGCCTTTGCGAATACGATTCAGGGTTTTAACTCGGACAAGTACACCAATCAAGCGCTTTCGATCACCGATCAGTTGAACCGTGGCTCGCGGCATCTCGAACTGGATCCGAAGATCTTCAACCAGTTCCTCGGCAACTTTCCTCTCGCAGACCCCGCGCTGCGGGTTTGTCACAGCAAATACACGGCCCTCTGCTATTTGCCTTTTTATGGCAACCGTCTGTTCGGATTCGTTCTTAAGGAGGTCGCGGACTGGGTCGATGCGAATCCCGGGCAAGTGGTCTATCTCAAGATCGATAACATGGCAGACTCCGGAGACATGGCGGCGATTGAGACCGATGTCCAACGCTATCTAGGGAATCGTGTGGTTCCTGCTCCCAATGCGTTCGTCCGCTGGCCCACCATCCAGGAGATTCGAAATGCGGGCAAATCGATCATGGTGGTGCATCACAATGCCAGCAACAATACCTCCGTTTCGAGCCGGATCTGGAACGCAACCGGACTCGTGCAGACAAGTAATCGTCCCGCGGACCAGAATTTTGATACCTGCACTGCAAACGATGGCTATAACCCAAACACCCGCTCCCAGCAAGCACCAACCACTTGGTGGGACACCGCTGAGGGCCGGGCCAAGACAAATTCCGGAGACAGTGCAACAGGGCTGTTTTGGGAATCCGAGGTGGAAAAGGCAGCGAACTGCGGCGTGTCCGTGATTGGCTTGGACTTCTTCTGGGCACTCGACAGTGATCTCAACATCAGTCCTCGAAGCGGGGCGGACAACCGCCTCAAGGAGACCATCTGGAGTTGGAGTGAGAATGATTTCGGTCGCAATGGCCCGGCCTACCAGGAGCCCACAACGGGCACTTGGGTATCTTTTAACGCAGCCTCCGTTCTCCCCGTAGCCTGCGCCCTGAAGCGGCCCTATGGCAGCCCACTGCAGGACCGGGGGTGGAAGATCACGTCCTCCAGCATCCCGTGGAATCTTGGGGTGGGCAATGCACGCTGCGCCGAGGAGTTTAACAACGGGACCGAGGAGTATGGATTCGCCTATCCGGCAAATGGCTGGCAGAACCGCAAACTGCGCGAGGTGGCTGCGGGCCGGAAGGTATGGCTTGCCTATTCTGTGCTGCCCATCGCGAACGGATCTTATAGCACCAGCAAGCTGGTGTATCGAATGAATCCAGGAGGGCAGCTCCCTGCCGCTCAGACGCTTCGGATCGGGGCCGCGCCCGGCACCACGATCGAGGCAAAGACCGTTGGCAATGTCCCGATCGTTTACAGCATCCCGAGTTCCCCGTTTGCCACGGGAGAGTTTGCTCTGGACATCGCAATTGGCGCTAGCGCCGCAAACCTGCCTGCCGGAGAGTATGTTGGCAGTCTCGATCTCTCGCTGCGCGCTCCCTTTGCCGCAAATCCTGAGATCTTTTCGTTGGCGCTCCGGCTGGTCATCCGCCGGCAGACGACACTGCATGCGTTTCCGAGTGTCTCCACCGCCGTGCAAGGACAGCCCATCGAGTTGAATGCCCAGATCCTGAATGGTGTGAATCCAACGGGTTCCATCAAGTTCTATCGGATCTTCAATGCGAATGGCATTTCGACGGGACAGGAGACCGTTGCCTTTAGCGAAGTGGTGGCCGTCTCCAATGCGGTGAAGCCAACGGTGTCCAATCTTCCTCTTGGTCTGAATACTTATCTTGCCGCCTATACCGGGGATGGATCGAATCTCGAAAGCGAATCGGACCCCTTCACGGTGAATGTGACCACTCGCATTGTCGCAACGCCTCCAGCACTCACCATCAATACCGTCCCCAACACGCCACAGCCGAACCAGGTGATCACATTCACCGGGCTCGGAGCCTCGCCAGTGGTTGAGAATCCAAGTTGTTCCAGTTGGCTCCGCGCCGACCTGGTTGGATCGAGCCTCACGGTTGGCTTACGTCCTGGCGCGGTGACCTTCGCGCAGGGAACTTATGTGTGCACGCTTACGGTGAAGGATGCACTCTCGGCACAAGGTGGCGGGCAGACGAATATTGTCGTCACCTTCAACATGCAGACGCCTCTCAGCGCGACACCTGGCAGCATATCCCTCTATGGGGCCACCCCAAGCGCAACAAACGTCACTGTCACGGCGGGAGGCAATGCAAACATTGCGCTAACATCGATCACTTCTCCGCAGCCTTGGATCTTGGGCGAAGCATTGGAGAGCATGACGACACCGTCGACGGTCGCAATCTACATCGACCCCGCAAAGCTACCTATCGGCATCAGCACAGGCCAGCTTGTGATCACCTCGCAACTAGCGCCGACGCTGACCATTCCTGTCACCTTCAATAAGGTGAATCCCAGCGTGGTGACCAGTGTGCCTGTCGGCCGGTTGGTGAGTGTAGACGGAGCTATCTATACAACGCCTGCCAACTTCATTTGGCAGCCGGGATCCACTCATACGATCTCGGCCCTGTCACCGCAACTTGACGGGGGTAGCCGCTTCAAGCTGAGTGGCTGGAAGAATGGCAATACACCGGCACCGAGCCAGCCATTCTCCTACACAGCTGTTGCCGAGGGCACAGTCTTGATGGCGAGCTTTGATACCGACTATCTGCTCAGTACAGACGTTGCACCGTCCAATTCCGGAACTCTTGTGCGGAACCCCAGTTCTGCCGATTCGTACTACGCACCAGGAGCGCTCGTCCAACTTGTTGCGACCCCGGCGGCAAATTACACCTTCTCCGGCTTCCTCGGGGACCTGACGGGAACCAATCCGACGGGCACGGTCAGCATGAATGGGCCGCGGAGCGTCGCTGCCACATTCAGCCAGATTCAACCCATTTCGGTGACAATCACTTCGGCGACACCGGGCGCGCAAGTGTCGGTCAATGGCACAAGCTATCCTCTGCCTGCCAGCTTGTTATGGACACCAGGAACGGCTTATCAGCTGTCGGCAGCAGCGATTGTCAACGGCGGAAGCGGCACGCAGTATGTTTATGCCAGTTGGTCCAACAGCGGCGCACAACACCAGACGATTACGGCCCCTGGCACGCCCTTAAATCTTGTCATCAGCTATCAGCGTCAGTTCCTGCTGTCCGCATCGGCTTCTCCGCAACTCGGAGGAAGCCTCAACGGCGGCGGCTGGTACAACGAGGGGGCGATGGCGACCTTGAGTGTATCGGCTTCAAACGGCTATTCCTTCTCGGGCTTCTCCGGGGACCTGAGCGGAACTGCCACTCCGGCGAGTGTCCTGATGAGTGCGCCTCGAACTGCCGTCGCAAACTTTGCGGTGAGCGGGACTCCCACGCTTTCGGCGACCACCGGCGGTGCGCGGATCGACGGGCCAAATGCGAATCAGCGAGTGGTACCGATCCAGCTTTCCAATACCGGGAGCGGGGTGGCGCTCCATCCGCGGATTACAGGCATTACGGGGATAACAACTGTCACTGGCACAGGAACGGTCACGCTACTCTCTCTGACCCCGGTCCTGTTTGATGATCTGATTCCGGGAGCTCTTGGGATCCAACCCCTGCTCTTCGATTGGCCGGCCACAGCGCAGCGTGTGCGGATCACGGTTAACTATTCCAGCGACAACGGAGTCCCCGGCGCTACAACACTCACGATCATTCGGTAA
- a CDS encoding integrase core domain-containing protein codes for MKRGQVGYAGLGGAEVPRQYPFEIYLAINQIRHKRTQIASPQSNGFCERFHRTIKEEFYSIKFRQKIYQSVAELQDDLDAYLSFYNRQRPHHGYRTQGRTPYQAFLDGKIAQAQPMAA; via the coding sequence ATGAAGCGTGGGCAGGTAGGATATGCGGGCTTGGGTGGCGCGGAAGTACCGAGACAGTATCCCTTCGAGATCTATCTGGCGATTAACCAGATCCGCCACAAGAGAACGCAGATCGCTTCCCCTCAATCCAACGGCTTCTGTGAGCGCTTCCATCGCACGATCAAGGAGGAGTTTTACAGCATCAAGTTCCGGCAAAAGATCTATCAGTCTGTGGCTGAATTACAAGATGATCTGGACGCCTATCTGAGCTTCTACAATCGCCAGCGACCCCATCACGGATATCGGACTCAAGGCCGAACGCCATACCAGGCTTTCCTCGATGGGAAAATCGCCCAGGCGCAACCTATGGCAGCATGA
- the tnpB gene encoding IS66 family insertion sequence element accessory protein TnpB (TnpB, as the term is used for proteins encoded by IS66 family insertion elements, is considered an accessory protein, since TnpC, encoded by a neighboring gene, is a DDE family transposase.): MFGLGPATKVYVATGATDMRKGFEGLHGLVRDELDRDPLSGHVFLFANKMRTRLKILFWDGSGLWVCAKRLEKGRFHWPEASAGASVTMRQEQLTMLLNGIDLTRSKSRRGWLSKPLVA; the protein is encoded by the coding sequence GTGTTCGGCTTGGGACCTGCAACGAAGGTCTATGTTGCGACCGGAGCAACCGACATGCGCAAAGGTTTCGAGGGGCTCCATGGTCTGGTGCGGGACGAGTTGGATCGTGATCCATTGAGCGGACATGTGTTTCTATTCGCCAACAAGATGCGAACCCGGCTCAAGATTCTGTTCTGGGATGGGAGCGGACTCTGGGTGTGCGCCAAGCGCCTGGAGAAGGGACGTTTCCACTGGCCAGAGGCCTCCGCAGGAGCCAGTGTCACGATGCGCCAGGAACAACTGACGATGTTGCTGAACGGTATCGACCTCACCCGATCCAAGTCTCGCCGAGGCTGGTTATCAAAGCCACTTGTCGCTTAA
- a CDS encoding winged helix-turn-helix domain-containing protein, giving the protein MPPAAIRFGPYTFHFAKLELRKSGYLLKLPQQSALLLAMLLDSPGEIVTREQMRARIWPEGTHVEFDFGLNTAINRIRRLLDDSARNPRFVETVPRSGYRFVAPCERIDEGIEEVAPSVHPAHWKRWTALVAALALAATGLWWWRSGAPARTFGARESPSASLRSTILLPVGHIPWTIRISPKGDRLAYASGGKVYQRQLNRDESIELDGSDRVINLEYSPDGSALAVFKQDGIYVQSGDILKQIVKFNHIGEVRAAAWSTGGDLYYSDDEGDGAQPAIYRVPATGGTPLKVVNGKQNMGRLEFPLVQQILGTDGAMLLSRALSPQNRSVLLRAADGAESELIRPGMGGQILTSGHFLYYWANALFATGWDVDQKQLLGTPLKVIDRVRSDGWRGAAADVSETGTLIYLPQPPLDQRQITISDERGTSTPIDLPTGEYEQVRVSPDEKMLAVVRKDSGVKWTVWIYDMQTKIWRTCAETILPSPRLVWSPDGEWLAVGLLEGEAEFVNLHRVNVSDPSKVERLSARSTYGQFPTDWIARPNAILYAEGVHLVTKSDLHQLSLDSREVKTLVQTEGWDIDAKVSFDGRWLAYASETKSGTYVYVKPFGQDGPGVRVSPLAGRGPVWSGNGDRLWFMSFGQDGLFEVPIQNGKPLGPAIHKYQGVSHIQPDIWTRSYDLTKDGKLYTLRSGPQESRSHVELISNWFADLERTVPTRR; this is encoded by the coding sequence ATGCCGCCCGCTGCCATTCGGTTTGGCCCATATACCTTCCACTTCGCCAAACTCGAACTGCGGAAGAGCGGTTATCTATTGAAACTCCCGCAGCAGTCCGCCTTGTTGCTGGCGATGCTGCTGGACAGCCCAGGCGAGATCGTCACGCGCGAACAAATGCGGGCTCGTATCTGGCCTGAGGGCACCCATGTGGAGTTTGACTTCGGGCTCAACACCGCCATCAATCGGATCCGAAGGCTCCTCGACGATTCGGCCCGAAACCCCCGTTTCGTCGAAACTGTCCCTCGCAGCGGTTACCGGTTTGTGGCTCCCTGCGAACGGATCGACGAGGGCATCGAAGAGGTTGCCCCAAGCGTCCATCCCGCCCACTGGAAGCGCTGGACTGCTCTGGTAGCTGCCCTCGCTCTGGCTGCAACCGGCCTCTGGTGGTGGCGCAGTGGAGCTCCAGCCCGAACTTTCGGGGCGCGAGAATCCCCCTCCGCCAGCCTGCGCTCCACCATTCTGCTCCCGGTTGGCCATATTCCCTGGACCATCCGCATCTCCCCGAAGGGAGACCGCTTAGCCTATGCCTCCGGCGGGAAGGTCTACCAGCGTCAATTAAATCGTGACGAATCGATCGAGCTGGATGGAAGCGACCGTGTCATCAACCTCGAGTACTCCCCAGACGGATCGGCCCTTGCCGTCTTCAAGCAGGACGGAATTTATGTTCAGTCCGGCGACATCCTCAAGCAGATCGTTAAATTCAACCACATCGGCGAAGTTCGAGCTGCTGCCTGGAGCACGGGCGGCGACCTCTACTACTCCGATGACGAGGGCGATGGTGCGCAGCCCGCAATCTATCGTGTGCCTGCCACCGGCGGAACGCCGCTCAAGGTGGTGAACGGTAAGCAAAATATGGGGCGTCTGGAGTTCCCCTTGGTTCAGCAGATTTTGGGCACGGATGGCGCCATGTTACTCAGCCGGGCGCTCTCCCCCCAGAATCGTAGTGTTCTGTTGCGCGCGGCAGACGGAGCGGAGAGCGAACTGATTCGGCCAGGAATGGGCGGACAAATTCTGACAAGTGGCCACTTTCTGTACTACTGGGCAAATGCTCTCTTCGCCACCGGTTGGGACGTGGACCAGAAGCAGTTGCTCGGCACTCCGCTGAAGGTGATCGACCGCGTACGCTCCGACGGATGGCGCGGTGCCGCAGCCGATGTCTCTGAAACCGGAACCCTCATCTATCTGCCCCAGCCCCCTCTGGATCAGCGCCAGATCACCATCTCGGACGAACGTGGGACATCGACCCCAATCGACCTGCCCACCGGAGAGTATGAGCAGGTGCGTGTCTCACCGGACGAGAAGATGCTGGCTGTGGTGCGGAAAGATTCCGGAGTCAAGTGGACCGTCTGGATCTACGACATGCAGACAAAGATCTGGCGGACTTGTGCCGAGACCATACTGCCCTCGCCGCGCCTCGTCTGGAGTCCTGATGGGGAGTGGCTTGCGGTTGGGCTTCTCGAGGGCGAAGCGGAGTTTGTGAACCTGCATCGCGTCAATGTGAGTGACCCCTCGAAAGTTGAACGCCTGTCTGCGCGTTCGACCTATGGGCAATTCCCGACGGACTGGATCGCAAGACCGAATGCCATCCTCTATGCGGAAGGTGTCCACTTGGTAACCAAGAGCGACCTGCACCAGTTATCGCTGGATAGCCGGGAGGTCAAAACACTGGTGCAGACCGAGGGATGGGACATAGATGCCAAAGTCTCTTTCGATGGCCGCTGGCTCGCTTATGCGAGCGAAACCAAGTCGGGCACCTATGTCTACGTCAAGCCCTTCGGCCAGGATGGCCCTGGGGTTCGGGTTTCCCCATTGGCAGGGCGTGGCCCCGTCTGGAGCGGCAATGGAGATCGTCTCTGGTTCATGAGCTTTGGCCAAGACGGACTCTTCGAAGTCCCGATCCAAAATGGAAAGCCTCTCGGCCCAGCGATCCACAAATACCAAGGCGTGTCCCACATCCAACCGGATATCTGGACCCGCAGCTACGACCTGACAAAAGACGGCAAGCTTTATACCCTCCGATCGGGTCCCCAGGAATCCCGCAGCCATGTCGAGCTCATATCAAACTGGTTCGCCGATCTCGAACGCACAGTACCCACTCGCCGGTAG